A window of Thermococcus aggregans contains these coding sequences:
- a CDS encoding SufB/SufD family protein, which produces MVIKMDRVKEYEALVNIYEKEGLDTSLFGDRVAAIIISGKKIIGLNNVEGVEIVGEEIENGVRAEIKIKDNVELPFPIHLCTGFLKSEGYQKVVFDIVVGKGAKVKFLSHCIFPYAKDFTHDAYAKIKVEEGASVVYEDEHIHGEGVRMISRTEVKVGRKGRYTGKFSLTKHRAKELKLEMNVDLDDYAVTELVSKVKAIKDDSVEIKEVAYLTGAHSRANLKTTVIAFDNAKANVVNEAYGLGEYSKGHVECHEIVKGEADVQTVPLLRVKNDKAELTHEASIGRINEAQLMQLMAKGLTEEEAAELIIKGLLRE; this is translated from the coding sequence ATGGTCATCAAGATGGATCGAGTAAAGGAATATGAAGCCTTAGTAAATATCTATGAGAAAGAAGGTCTGGATACATCTCTATTTGGTGATAGAGTAGCGGCGATAATCATAAGTGGGAAGAAAATAATAGGATTAAACAACGTTGAGGGCGTTGAGATAGTTGGTGAGGAAATAGAAAATGGTGTGAGGGCAGAGATAAAAATAAAGGATAACGTCGAGCTTCCTTTTCCTATTCATCTGTGTACGGGATTTTTGAAAAGCGAGGGATATCAGAAGGTTGTTTTTGATATAGTTGTGGGGAAAGGCGCAAAAGTTAAGTTCCTTTCTCACTGCATCTTTCCGTATGCCAAAGATTTTACCCATGATGCATATGCAAAGATTAAAGTCGAGGAAGGGGCATCTGTAGTATATGAAGACGAACACATACACGGAGAAGGCGTAAGGATGATCAGCAGAACTGAGGTTAAAGTAGGGAGGAAAGGAAGGTATACGGGGAAATTCTCTCTAACAAAACACCGTGCTAAAGAGCTCAAACTTGAAATGAATGTTGATCTGGATGATTACGCTGTAACAGAGCTTGTTTCCAAGGTAAAGGCTATTAAAGATGATTCTGTTGAGATTAAGGAAGTGGCATATTTAACCGGAGCTCATTCACGGGCAAACTTAAAGACTACTGTGATAGCTTTTGATAATGCAAAGGCAAATGTTGTAAATGAAGCTTACGGCCTTGGAGAGTACTCAAAAGGTCATGTTGAGTGCCACGAGATAGTCAAGGGCGAAGCTGACGTTCAGACTGTGCCACTCCTAAGGGTGAAGAACGATAAAGCTGAGCTCACTCATGAAGCTTCAATAGGAAGGATAAATGAGGCCCAGTTGATGCAGCTCATGGCAAAGGGATTAACTGAGGAAGAGGCAGCAGAGCTGATAATTAAGGGGCTTCTGAGGGAATGA
- a CDS encoding ATP-binding cassette domain-containing protein — MLLLRNVTYSTNGRKILDKINMRFKEGMSYSILGPNGAGKSTIAYILMGVIKPSDGKVLLDDRDITDLSITERAKLGITLLWQEPARYDGITVEEYLTLGGKLNVDKEELKEILEIVGLPYELYHSRFVDKSLSGGERKRVELASVLLLKPKYAILDEPDSGLDITASGLIDKTLEYLRKIGTTVILITHHEDIAKKTEFSYFVCGGKVVRKGFSDEVVEYYKRACGKCPLLEGMRYGHQDGSSKGI, encoded by the coding sequence ATGTTGTTGCTGAGAAACGTCACTTACTCCACGAACGGCAGGAAAATATTAGATAAAATCAATATGCGCTTCAAAGAAGGTATGAGCTACTCTATTCTCGGTCCCAATGGCGCTGGAAAGTCCACAATAGCTTATATTCTAATGGGAGTCATAAAGCCAAGTGATGGAAAAGTGTTACTTGATGATAGGGATATAACAGACTTGAGCATAACAGAGAGGGCTAAACTTGGTATTACCTTACTCTGGCAAGAGCCGGCTCGCTACGATGGAATAACGGTTGAGGAGTATCTTACCCTTGGGGGAAAACTAAATGTTGACAAAGAGGAATTGAAAGAAATTCTTGAGATTGTAGGTCTGCCGTATGAACTCTATCATTCTAGATTTGTTGATAAAAGCCTAAGTGGAGGGGAGAGAAAGAGGGTTGAACTTGCATCTGTTCTCCTTTTAAAACCGAAGTATGCCATTCTTGATGAGCCTGATTCAGGATTGGATATAACTGCAAGTGGCTTAATAGATAAAACCTTGGAGTATCTGAGAAAGATTGGCACGACGGTAATTTTAATCACTCATCATGAGGACATTGCGAAGAAGACAGAGTTTAGTTATTTTGTATGCGGTGGGAAAGTCGTGAGAAAAGGATTCTCTGATGAAGTAGTTGAATATTACAAAAGAGCCTGCGGGAAATGTCCACTTTTGGAAGGGATGAGATATGGTCATCAAGATGGATCGAGTAAAGGAATATGA
- a CDS encoding putative zinc-binding protein: MSETEKVDMEKLPRFLPSCHKEAEKLDIIFTCSGAASVGKIGHEVGVLLTNAGQTARLCCTTAVAAGSKMHIDIGHRAKRVIVIDGCPMRCATKVIEKADIKIDHSFTITDFGITKQPTLDVSDEDVLKVALQIAEEVGMKLNVKP, encoded by the coding sequence ATGAGTGAAACTGAAAAAGTTGATATGGAGAAACTGCCAAGGTTTCTCCCAAGCTGCCACAAAGAAGCCGAAAAACTTGACATAATCTTCACCTGCTCTGGTGCAGCTAGCGTTGGAAAAATCGGACATGAGGTTGGGGTTTTACTCACTAATGCCGGGCAAACTGCCCGCTTATGCTGTACTACCGCAGTTGCCGCTGGATCAAAAATGCACATCGACATAGGACATAGGGCAAAGAGAGTAATCGTCATAGACGGCTGCCCAATGAGGTGTGCAACCAAAGTGATAGAGAAGGCAGACATAAAGATCGATCACAGTTTCACCATTACAGATTTTGGGATTACCAAGCAGCCCACCCTTGACGTAAGCGATGAAGACGTTCTCAAAGTTGCTCTTCAAATCGCTGAGGAAGTGGGAATGAAGCTCAATGTTAAACCATAA
- a CDS encoding 4Fe-4S dicluster domain-containing protein: MAKNWYPIIDYEKCTGCLTCVSFCPHGVYEVDPDTGKPKVVNPENCVEFCRGCQKVCPTGAISYFEDS, encoded by the coding sequence ATGGCAAAGAACTGGTATCCCATAATAGATTACGAAAAGTGCACCGGATGTCTAACATGCGTTAGCTTCTGCCCTCACGGAGTATACGAAGTAGACCCAGACACCGGAAAGCCCAAAGTTGTTAATCCAGAGAACTGTGTAGAGTTCTGCAGAGGCTGCCAGAAAGTATGTCCTACTGGGGCTATAAGTTACTTCGAAGACTCTTGA
- a CDS encoding cation diffusion facilitator family transporter, protein MSHYHAHGVKGRMLFSFALNIIITIAEVVGGLLSGSLALLSDSLHNFGDSMSLLASYFAIRIGERKANNKYTFGYKRAEILVAFINSAVLVGVSLFLLVEAYKRFKNPESIDGSLMLGVALIGLFANLFSVLLLHEHAHGLNVRSAYLHLLSDTLSSVAVVAGGIAIMKWNVLWIDPLVTVFISLYIFSEAYEILKESIEVLMEASPNLDLGAIKEELESIPGVKNAHHFHAWRIGENEVHFECHIEVNDMPLSEAQGIIDEVGERLRRFGITHVTVQLEVDRCSDKGILCDNKNA, encoded by the coding sequence ATGAGCCACTATCACGCTCACGGGGTAAAGGGGAGAATGCTTTTCTCTTTCGCTCTCAACATCATCATAACAATCGCCGAGGTAGTTGGGGGGCTTTTATCGGGAAGTTTAGCGCTCCTTAGCGATTCTCTCCACAACTTCGGCGACAGCATGAGTCTGCTCGCGAGCTATTTTGCTATAAGAATTGGCGAGCGAAAAGCCAACAATAAGTACACTTTCGGTTACAAGCGGGCCGAAATTCTCGTAGCGTTCATCAACTCGGCAGTTCTCGTGGGCGTCTCGCTTTTTCTCCTCGTCGAAGCGTATAAGCGCTTCAAGAACCCCGAGTCAATAGATGGTTCGCTGATGTTAGGTGTGGCATTGATTGGTCTTTTCGCTAACCTATTCTCAGTTTTGCTTCTCCACGAGCATGCTCATGGCCTCAATGTCCGCTCAGCTTACCTGCACTTACTAAGCGACACTCTCTCCTCGGTTGCCGTTGTCGCTGGTGGAATCGCTATAATGAAATGGAACGTTCTATGGATTGATCCGCTTGTGACTGTTTTCATATCGCTATACATTTTTAGTGAGGCCTACGAAATCCTTAAGGAGAGCATTGAAGTTCTCATGGAGGCTTCTCCAAATCTCGACCTTGGAGCGATAAAGGAAGAGCTTGAAAGCATTCCGGGCGTTAAAAACGCACACCACTTCCATGCTTGGCGGATAGGTGAAAATGAAGTCCACTTCGAGTGCCACATCGAGGTCAATGATATGCCCCTTAGCGAAGCACAGGGGATTATTGATGAGGTCGGAGAGCGGCTGAGAAGGTTTGGGATAACGCACGTCACTGTCCAGCTCGAAGTGGACAGGTGCAGTGACAAGGGTATACTGTGTGACAATAAAAATGCCTAG
- a CDS encoding OsmC family protein has product MERLEYKAELEWDGNVGSEVKVRDFSFRIDTSTDGRNAGPNPTEYLLAAIGGCLVVNWGRLIKKMRLNVEDMQITVSGWRDREEPRLKEITYKVRIVTDEPEKKILRIKELAEKYGTVFNTVGPEKIRGEVEIVKKSQQ; this is encoded by the coding sequence ATGGAGCGCCTTGAGTACAAGGCTGAGCTTGAGTGGGATGGCAACGTGGGGAGCGAGGTGAAGGTTAGAGACTTCTCTTTTAGGATAGACACGAGCACAGACGGTCGAAACGCTGGGCCGAATCCGACGGAGTACCTGCTAGCTGCTATAGGTGGCTGTCTAGTCGTGAACTGGGGCAGGCTTATAAAGAAGATGCGCCTGAACGTCGAAGACATGCAAATAACAGTTTCCGGGTGGAGAGATCGGGAAGAGCCCCGGCTGAAGGAGATTACCTACAAAGTCCGCATCGTGACAGACGAGCCCGAGAAGAAAATACTTCGCATCAAGGAGCTTGCCGAGAAGTACGGGACAGTCTTCAACACGGTCGGGCCGGAGAAAATAAGGGGCGAGGTGGAGATAGTCAAGAAGTCGCAGCAGTAA
- a CDS encoding SagB/ThcOx family dehydrogenase, with translation MRIELPSPKRKGEMSVEEAINLRKSIRRYKDEPLILEQVSQILWAAYGINAHGKRTSPSAGACYPFEVYVAVSKVEGLEPGLYHYDGESHSLELVREGDLNGPLAKACLNQKHVETAPINIIIVAHYERTTRRYGERGYRYVHIDAGHMGQNIYLQATALGLGTVAVGAFRDEEVKKIIDVPGDPLYIFPVGVPAD, from the coding sequence ATGAGGATTGAACTGCCTTCTCCAAAGCGTAAGGGTGAGATGAGTGTAGAAGAAGCAATAAACCTGAGGAAGAGCATCAGGCGGTACAAAGACGAGCCTCTAATACTTGAACAGGTCTCCCAGATACTCTGGGCAGCCTACGGGATAAACGCCCACGGAAAGAGGACTTCTCCAAGTGCGGGCGCGTGCTATCCTTTCGAAGTCTATGTGGCCGTCTCAAAAGTTGAAGGTCTTGAGCCCGGCCTCTACCACTACGACGGCGAGAGCCACAGCCTTGAACTGGTGCGCGAGGGGGATTTAAACGGCCCATTGGCAAAGGCATGCCTTAACCAGAAACACGTTGAGACTGCGCCGATAAACATCATAATTGTCGCCCACTACGAGAGGACGACGAGAAGGTACGGCGAAAGGGGCTACCGCTACGTCCACATAGACGCCGGCCACATGGGGCAGAACATCTACCTGCAGGCCACAGCCCTGGGATTGGGGACGGTTGCAGTGGGAGCCTTTAGGGACGAAGAGGTCAAAAAAATAATTGATGTGCCAGGAGACCCGCTGTACATCTTCCCGGTTGGAGTTCCGGCGGATTAA
- a CDS encoding thioredoxin family protein, with translation MIHEYDGKVDFGRGKVVLWFSIPGCPPCRLVESFMEGLAEEFPGIRIIHVNAEKWNELVNRFDILNVPTLVYLKDGKEVARQNLIGGREEVLLELEELRKI, from the coding sequence ATGATTCACGAATACGACGGGAAGGTTGACTTCGGCAGGGGTAAGGTCGTGCTGTGGTTCTCCATTCCCGGCTGTCCGCCGTGCAGGCTGGTGGAGAGCTTTATGGAGGGGCTGGCAGAGGAGTTTCCCGGTATAAGGATTATCCACGTGAATGCCGAAAAATGGAACGAGTTAGTGAACCGCTTTGACATCCTTAACGTCCCCACGCTCGTTTACCTCAAGGACGGCAAAGAGGTCGCGAGACAGAACCTCATAGGGGGCAGGGAAGAAGTCCTGCTAGAGCTCGAAGAACTCCGGAAAATTTAA